A section of the Spirosoma pollinicola genome encodes:
- a CDS encoding prolipoprotein diacylglyceryl transferase family protein: MHYKGILTLHLFGRAIPTFLFLGTIGYVVGVGLGFCLAWQTGLPLWAMVVLCLVSALTFFVLAFLHKIITGHEELIYYHHEIAIMTVSALVLRWVLHQPVVPFLEITLLGIGTFLAFGRLGCLNAGCCHGRPYHPISVIYGDEHRKAGFTAHYVGIRLFPIQLVESVCVFLITGIGAWLFLAQQPTGTVLGWYTFSYGTIRFLLEFFRGDPDRPYRRGFSEAQWTTLLLMLVVLLYEGLGQLAFHTWHWLILTGLLLLMVVLRLYSSIAGNQTMALRNPHHVREIADILSHLDMQVQRPTPAVVKVWTTSLGYQLSGQTVVEKLADWRLFSLSCKQGSISQSEAQALSGIILQLRLKNQTHQLVHSPPVYHLLVPEKDIGRESNYR, from the coding sequence ATGCACTACAAAGGCATTTTGACGCTTCATCTGTTCGGTCGCGCCATCCCGACCTTCCTCTTCCTAGGCACAATTGGCTATGTGGTTGGGGTTGGGCTGGGGTTCTGTCTGGCGTGGCAAACTGGCCTGCCGCTCTGGGCGATGGTGGTATTGTGTCTGGTTAGTGCCCTCACGTTTTTTGTCCTGGCGTTTCTGCACAAAATCATAACCGGACACGAAGAGCTGATCTATTATCACCACGAAATAGCCATCATGACAGTCTCGGCGCTGGTCTTGCGATGGGTACTCCACCAGCCGGTTGTTCCATTTCTGGAAATTACACTTCTGGGTATTGGCACCTTTCTGGCATTTGGGCGATTGGGCTGTTTGAATGCGGGTTGTTGCCACGGTCGCCCCTACCACCCGATTAGTGTTATCTACGGCGATGAGCACCGAAAAGCCGGATTTACAGCTCACTACGTCGGCATTAGGTTATTTCCCATTCAACTGGTCGAATCGGTCTGCGTATTTCTAATCACAGGTATTGGCGCCTGGTTATTTCTGGCTCAACAACCAACCGGCACCGTATTAGGCTGGTACACGTTTTCGTACGGCACCATCCGCTTTTTACTCGAATTTTTTCGGGGTGACCCCGACCGGCCCTATCGACGTGGTTTTTCTGAAGCTCAATGGACAACCTTGTTGCTTATGCTGGTGGTTTTGCTTTACGAAGGGCTTGGCCAGTTGGCATTTCATACCTGGCACTGGCTGATTTTAACCGGCCTGCTCCTGTTAATGGTCGTGTTACGCCTGTACTCGTCTATTGCTGGAAATCAGACTATGGCACTTCGAAACCCCCACCACGTACGCGAAATAGCTGACATCCTCTCGCATCTGGATATGCAGGTACAACGGCCAACCCCGGCAGTGGTCAAGGTCTGGACAACATCGCTGGGTTATCAGCTATCAGGCCAGACGGTTGTTGAGAAACTGGCCGATTGGCGCCTGTTTTCGTTGTCCTGCAAGCAGGGTTCTATTAGCCAATCGGAAGCACAGGCATTATCCGGTATCATTTTACAGTTACGTCTCAAAAATCAAACGCATCAACTGGTACACAGTCCACCCGTATATCACTTACTAGTTCCTGAAAAAGATATAGGCCGCGAGTCGAATTATAGGTAA
- a CDS encoding ATP-binding protein yields the protein MSEYQPVISSVPALQAGITYLDAYIRERLSVHFGKKQTFDLPLSPDFYGSSPLASFVIENSLSAEEFIILMLALVPHVAPALLTNIMASILPQGGDLIEFGGVKGTNHRGILPTGETVLFILAGNDLAARIDVQKLVSKEHLFSRKRIVMLEGVKAGEPPMSGRLLVDADFLAQTLFQTNYVETFSSDFPAEPLSTQLEWPDLVLNPATFRQIRELETWIQYNDVLLNDWGMNRQLKPGYRALFYGPPGTGKTLTVSLLGKFTNRPVFRVDLPAIVSKYIGETEKNLAGLFDKAQNKNWILFFDEADAIFSKRTNVKDAHDKYANQEASYLLQRVESYAGIVILASNFKTNIDEAFLRRFQSVIYFPMPGISERAQLWHKVFPTQVTLDDTVHIDRIAEKYELSGSNITNVAHYCCLQALAGKTSVVTLTNLQKGIEREYAKEGRMM from the coding sequence ATGTCAGAATACCAGCCAGTTATCTCTTCGGTGCCTGCCCTTCAGGCAGGTATAACTTATCTCGACGCTTATATTCGGGAGCGGCTCAGCGTACATTTTGGTAAAAAACAAACGTTTGACTTACCGCTCTCGCCCGACTTTTATGGCAGTTCGCCCTTGGCTTCGTTTGTTATTGAAAATTCACTTTCGGCAGAAGAGTTTATCATTCTAATGCTGGCCCTGGTGCCGCATGTGGCCCCCGCTTTGCTAACCAATATCATGGCGTCTATCTTACCACAAGGGGGGGATTTGATTGAATTCGGGGGCGTAAAAGGAACGAACCATCGGGGCATATTACCTACCGGCGAAACGGTTCTTTTCATTCTGGCAGGCAATGATTTAGCGGCACGGATTGACGTGCAGAAACTTGTATCGAAAGAACATCTTTTTAGTCGAAAACGCATCGTAATGCTGGAGGGCGTCAAAGCTGGCGAGCCGCCAATGAGTGGCCGCCTGCTGGTAGATGCCGATTTTCTGGCCCAAACGCTGTTTCAGACCAATTACGTCGAAACGTTCAGTTCTGACTTTCCGGCCGAACCGTTGTCGACCCAATTAGAGTGGCCCGATCTGGTTTTAAACCCGGCCACCTTCCGCCAGATTCGGGAACTCGAAACCTGGATTCAGTACAACGATGTGCTGCTAAACGACTGGGGCATGAATCGCCAGTTAAAACCAGGTTACCGAGCGCTGTTCTATGGTCCTCCCGGCACAGGAAAAACCCTGACCGTCTCCCTGTTAGGCAAGTTTACAAACCGGCCCGTGTTTCGGGTCGATTTACCCGCCATTGTCTCGAAGTATATTGGCGAAACGGAAAAAAATCTGGCCGGCCTGTTCGACAAAGCCCAGAACAAGAACTGGATTTTATTTTTCGACGAAGCCGATGCGATCTTCAGCAAGCGCACAAATGTGAAAGACGCCCACGATAAATACGCCAATCAGGAAGCTTCCTACCTGCTGCAACGGGTAGAGAGCTATGCCGGCATCGTCATTTTGGCATCCAACTTCAAAACCAATATTGATGAAGCTTTTTTGCGCCGTTTTCAATCGGTCATCTATTTTCCGATGCCGGGGATTTCAGAACGCGCTCAACTATGGCATAAGGTTTTTCCAACCCAGGTAACGCTGGATGATACCGTTCATATTGACCGTATCGCCGAGAAATATGAGCTGAGCGGTTCTAATATTACCAATGTAGCCCACTACTGCTGCTTGCAGGCACTGGCAGGGAAAACGAGCGTTGTTACGCTTACTAATCTTCAGAAAGGCATTGAGCGGGAGTATGCCAAAGAAGGCCGCATGATGTAA
- a CDS encoding eCIS core domain-containing protein — protein MRTSPNTSPREANGSQAASPTRTNRSFFDEAASSLFFSPVTVQPKLVVGASNDAYEQEADAMASRVMTMNDPASISSPSLASVSPATIQRKCAHCEEEEKKIQRKESSNTETTASADVSYQLTSGRSGGSPLPNQTRGFMENALSADFSNVRLHTDAKAVQLSRQLNAHAFTYGNDVYFNNGQYAPDSRAGKQLLAHELTHVVQQNAGIQRKRIQREPTATVDNVPGACSFDQHHQIEPAVRQATTWLRATIRRLDTFIGSPAREPGVQAALERHFHSSTAETAGRVRRIFGRIDSEILSRPDLQVECHTTTDTSCNAAGAYVTGNLFVFCPAFFNGSANWQAISVIHEMAHTLTGVTHITDRAYQSDRYYRMQSTMEALTNAASYENFCLEVGTNTPQPTTAPRDETNDCNDRQATPIRRSLAQLERWNRNAQNITSDTRPGMLSQWQDLQTSHLGGTAAANILQARRVYDLVYSRLGSSVTLECERSCDRNVTGYYRYFLFITSDTIHVCPMLFSLNEDDRTIEIYRLILMRYGDVSESTSLQLATLAKSVNDRFWAPPTSLTGFD, from the coding sequence ATGAGAACGTCTCCAAATACCTCCCCGCGCGAAGCGAATGGCTCTCAGGCTGCTTCGCCAACCCGAACAAACAGGAGCTTCTTTGATGAAGCAGCCTCGTCCCTGTTTTTTTCGCCCGTTACCGTGCAGCCCAAGCTAGTCGTTGGTGCCTCCAACGATGCCTATGAACAGGAAGCCGATGCCATGGCCAGCCGGGTTATGACGATGAATGACCCAGCCTCAATTTCTTCTCCATCGCTGGCTTCCGTATCACCAGCCACCATCCAGCGCAAATGCGCACACTGTGAGGAAGAAGAAAAAAAAATACAACGAAAAGAAAGCAGCAATACCGAAACGACCGCCAGTGCCGATGTAAGCTATCAGCTAACGAGCGGCAGAAGTGGAGGTTCGCCTTTACCAAATCAAACGCGCGGTTTTATGGAGAATGCGCTGAGTGCCGACTTTTCTAATGTCCGGCTGCATACCGATGCGAAGGCCGTACAGCTCAGCCGCCAGTTAAATGCCCATGCCTTTACTTATGGGAACGATGTGTATTTCAACAACGGTCAATATGCCCCCGACAGTCGGGCGGGAAAGCAGTTGCTGGCGCACGAACTAACGCACGTGGTACAGCAAAACGCGGGAATACAACGCAAGAGAATACAGCGGGAGCCAACAGCTACTGTCGACAATGTACCGGGAGCCTGCTCGTTCGATCAGCACCATCAGATTGAACCCGCTGTCAGGCAGGCCACAACCTGGCTACGCGCCACGATTCGGCGGCTCGACACGTTTATTGGCAGCCCTGCGCGTGAACCCGGTGTTCAGGCTGCGCTGGAACGCCATTTCCATTCCTCTACGGCTGAAACAGCAGGCCGTGTTCGTCGAATATTTGGCCGGATTGACAGCGAGATCCTTTCCCGGCCCGATTTACAGGTCGAATGCCACACCACAACCGATACCAGTTGCAATGCTGCCGGTGCGTATGTAACGGGTAATCTGTTTGTTTTCTGTCCAGCCTTCTTCAACGGATCTGCCAATTGGCAGGCAATAAGCGTCATCCACGAGATGGCCCATACCCTCACTGGCGTTACGCACATAACTGACCGTGCTTACCAGAGTGATCGGTACTATCGGATGCAGTCAACCATGGAAGCACTGACCAATGCAGCCTCCTACGAAAATTTCTGCCTGGAAGTGGGCACAAATACACCGCAGCCAACAACAGCCCCGCGCGATGAAACCAATGACTGCAATGACCGGCAGGCTACACCCATTCGCCGGTCGCTTGCTCAGCTTGAGCGGTGGAATCGAAATGCCCAGAACATAACCAGCGACACCCGGCCAGGTATGCTATCGCAATGGCAGGATTTGCAGACAAGCCATTTAGGCGGAACAGCAGCCGCCAATATCCTACAGGCCAGGCGAGTTTATGACTTGGTCTACAGTCGGTTAGGCTCATCAGTAACGCTGGAGTGTGAACGTAGCTGCGACCGTAATGTAACGGGTTATTATCGCTACTTCCTATTCATAACCAGCGATACCATTCATGTATGTCCAATGTTGTTTTCGTTGAACGAGGACGATCGGACAATCGAAATTTATCGGCTCATTCTGATGCGTTACGGTGATGTTTCGGAGTCAACATCGCTGCAATTGGCCACGCTGGCCAAAAGCGTAAATGATCGGTTCTGGGCTCCCCCTACGTCGCTAACCGGCTTCGATTAA
- a CDS encoding S8 family serine peptidase codes for MTQSTPFDPTTLYLADKAATNYAAHADEIDKITRRITENRFGVRPLTEITDDKSQLLKRAARESGEFKEALERINGIPDFQDMAIVRKIVRASTSVCRIVLQGPSGITGYGTGFLIAPNVIITNNHVFPDAATASRARAQFNYELGDDGQVLSPISFKLRPDLFFLTSPYTVNADVPFSGRDFTLVAVEPASDDGTPLTKFGYIKLDSSLGKIIEGENCVVIQHPKGDYKKVVLKDIRLITLTDNFLIYEADTLPGSSGSLVLGLGTADAVGLHHSAVPRKDDAGNWLRKDGKIRQPGDTDEDIDWIGNEGVRVSCIVEAFRNLPIPDSMQAFRTKIIEAQSPTLVATTTPPLIPMTTPPLVTPVRTESSPIPASVAPKQASAPTTGSLLYFEVLLTDQPALQADWSRRAKELVPGLIDLSPLLPTSRDPFVRRMWYLTIQSAGNPWAIAAAIEGLPQVDSCRPDLQSLTDIGRNTSDTVAPVRTTESEFVFNDGTAELNEAKFLGNWEKSIQVKAALKNGKDQQRWWNWSAINWPSVTQPVPDLSPDERDRLAQMRIVQLDTGYSDHSKVLGGYNTDLDFDFIDDDDNARDEEASIGLKFPNHGTRTASIVVGGPLADTTVTFDGNGGLLVSAGKRLTRLIPYRIAQSVILIGRGKQVVDGVNYAIRSGADVLFMCMGSYPRPMLDAIAREAYEKGVIWVCAAGNDVGLVVAPAMYPGTIAVAATNPDDLPWSGSSHGPSVDIAAPGEDVYVPFLDKQGQEIMAYGSGTSYATPQVAAAAMLWKARHYEALSDYLPWQVVEAFRTVLKKTARSVKWPKEGYGAGILDITNLLTEPLPAPTTLIHAYQNQSASHPLGVGIAEAAHFLWNIVRQKVAPGATESTVPLVPLTPLGQQALSAFSRPTTTGARESSSVTTDSDELLRYYFNQ; via the coding sequence ATGACACAGTCTACTCCTTTTGATCCTACCACCCTTTACCTCGCCGATAAAGCGGCTACTAATTATGCCGCTCATGCCGACGAAATCGACAAAATAACCCGGCGAATAACGGAAAACCGGTTTGGGGTGCGTCCTCTTACTGAAATTACGGACGACAAATCCCAACTGCTAAAACGGGCCGCTCGTGAAAGCGGTGAGTTTAAAGAAGCTTTGGAGCGTATCAATGGTATTCCCGATTTTCAGGATATGGCCATCGTCCGAAAAATCGTGCGGGCATCAACCAGTGTTTGCCGGATTGTATTACAGGGTCCATCGGGTATTACAGGCTATGGAACAGGCTTTTTAATAGCGCCAAATGTTATTATTACCAACAACCACGTTTTCCCGGACGCAGCGACCGCCAGCCGGGCGCGGGCCCAGTTCAATTACGAGCTAGGCGATGATGGACAGGTACTTTCGCCCATTTCGTTCAAGCTGCGCCCCGACTTATTTTTCCTAACCTCTCCCTATACCGTAAACGCCGATGTTCCTTTTAGTGGACGTGATTTCACGCTGGTAGCCGTTGAACCGGCTAGTGACGATGGCACCCCGCTCACTAAATTCGGCTATATAAAGCTCGACTCATCACTCGGCAAAATCATTGAAGGGGAGAATTGTGTGGTGATTCAGCACCCAAAAGGCGACTACAAAAAAGTGGTGCTGAAAGATATTCGACTGATTACGCTCACCGATAATTTCCTTATTTATGAAGCCGATACCTTACCCGGTTCATCGGGAAGTTTAGTACTGGGGCTGGGCACCGCCGATGCCGTTGGCCTGCACCACAGCGCCGTGCCGCGTAAGGATGACGCGGGCAACTGGCTTCGGAAAGACGGCAAAATTCGCCAGCCCGGTGATACCGACGAAGATATCGACTGGATTGGCAACGAAGGCGTTCGGGTGAGCTGCATCGTCGAAGCGTTCAGGAACTTACCGATTCCAGACTCGATGCAGGCCTTTCGGACAAAGATCATCGAAGCACAATCGCCAACGCTGGTTGCCACAACAACACCTCCCCTCATACCCATGACTACCCCGCCACTCGTTACGCCTGTTCGTACAGAATCCAGTCCAATACCCGCTTCAGTCGCTCCTAAACAAGCATCAGCCCCAACTACCGGCAGCCTTCTTTACTTTGAGGTGCTGCTAACCGATCAGCCCGCCCTTCAGGCCGACTGGAGTCGACGGGCCAAAGAACTAGTTCCGGGACTAATCGATCTGTCGCCCCTGCTGCCCACTTCCCGCGATCCGTTTGTCCGGCGAATGTGGTACCTGACGATTCAATCGGCCGGTAACCCCTGGGCTATTGCGGCTGCCATAGAGGGGTTGCCGCAGGTTGATAGCTGCCGACCCGATTTGCAAAGCTTAACCGATATTGGCCGAAACACGTCGGATACTGTTGCGCCGGTACGCACGACCGAATCTGAATTTGTTTTCAATGATGGGACCGCCGAACTCAATGAAGCGAAGTTTCTTGGCAATTGGGAGAAATCTATCCAGGTAAAGGCCGCGCTGAAAAATGGGAAAGATCAACAGCGCTGGTGGAACTGGTCGGCCATTAACTGGCCTTCTGTAACTCAGCCAGTACCTGATCTGTCGCCGGATGAACGCGACCGGCTGGCTCAAATGCGGATCGTTCAACTGGACACGGGTTATTCGGATCATTCGAAAGTGTTGGGCGGGTATAACACCGATCTCGATTTCGACTTCATTGACGACGATGACAACGCACGCGATGAGGAAGCCAGTATCGGGTTAAAATTTCCAAATCATGGCACCCGAACCGCCAGCATCGTAGTGGGTGGCCCCTTAGCCGATACCACAGTTACGTTTGATGGCAACGGTGGCTTATTGGTCTCTGCGGGCAAGCGACTCACTCGACTCATCCCCTACCGAATTGCGCAATCGGTCATTCTGATTGGGCGGGGTAAGCAGGTAGTTGATGGGGTAAATTATGCCATACGCAGCGGAGCCGATGTTTTGTTTATGTGTATGGGCAGCTATCCTCGCCCTATGCTTGACGCCATTGCGCGGGAGGCCTACGAGAAAGGCGTTATTTGGGTGTGTGCTGCCGGCAACGACGTAGGGTTGGTGGTTGCTCCCGCCATGTATCCAGGAACCATCGCCGTAGCCGCTACCAACCCTGATGACCTTCCCTGGTCGGGTAGCAGCCACGGCCCTTCGGTCGATATTGCGGCTCCGGGCGAAGATGTGTATGTGCCCTTTCTGGACAAGCAGGGCCAGGAAATTATGGCCTATGGGAGTGGTACCAGCTATGCAACCCCGCAAGTGGCAGCCGCGGCTATGCTTTGGAAGGCAAGGCATTACGAAGCGTTAAGCGATTACCTACCCTGGCAGGTAGTCGAAGCATTTCGGACGGTATTGAAAAAAACAGCCCGATCTGTCAAGTGGCCCAAAGAGGGCTATGGGGCGGGCATTCTGGATATTACCAACCTGTTGACAGAGCCCTTACCCGCGCCAACGACGCTTATACATGCCTATCAGAACCAGTCAGCTTCCCACCCGTTGGGTGTGGGCATTGCCGAAGCAGCTCATTTCCTATGGAATATAGTTCGGCAGAAAGTAGCGCCGGGGGCTACAGAAAGTACCGTGCCGCTGGTGCCGCTTACACCACTTGGTCAACAGGCGTTGAGCGCATTCAGCCGACCCACAACAACAGGCGCCCGGGAGAGTAGTTCGGTGACAACAGATTCCGACGAGCTTCTTCGGTACTATTTCAACCAATAA